A DNA window from Candidatus Angelobacter sp. contains the following coding sequences:
- a CDS encoding DUF1361 domain-containing protein: protein MSHQPAYFNLVWNLFLAWLPLGFAFVAGAFRPPRGRFVLWAFLWLLFLPNSPYLVTDLVHLKPRPPVPLWFDILLVQSFVLTGLLLGFLSLHLMHRRVSHSFGWRSGWLFTLVVLGLTAFGIYLGRFERWNSWDLFLRPIGLLSNVADVLLHPRTHKAAVVFSFLCAVLLFVSYFALYVVTALDRLGWSMSPKVTAQGLQANLDELRLKRGLQSD from the coding sequence GTGTCGCACCAGCCGGCGTACTTCAATCTCGTCTGGAACTTGTTTTTGGCCTGGCTGCCGCTCGGCTTCGCTTTTGTGGCCGGCGCCTTCCGCCCGCCGCGCGGTCGATTTGTGCTCTGGGCTTTCTTATGGCTGCTGTTCCTGCCGAACTCACCTTATCTTGTGACCGACCTCGTCCACCTCAAGCCGCGCCCGCCGGTGCCGCTCTGGTTTGACATCCTGCTCGTCCAGTCCTTCGTGCTGACAGGATTGCTGTTGGGATTTCTCTCGCTTCATTTGATGCATCGGCGCGTCTCGCATTCCTTCGGTTGGCGGTCGGGCTGGCTGTTTACGCTAGTCGTACTCGGACTGACCGCGTTCGGAATTTACCTCGGCCGGTTCGAACGGTGGAACAGTTGGGATTTGTTTCTTAGGCCAATTGGGCTCCTAAGCAACGTTGCCGACGTGCTACTTCACCCGCGCACCCACAAAGCCGCTGTTGTGTTTTCTTTCCTTTGCGCGGTACTCCTCTTTGTTTCTTATTTTGCTTTGTATGTGGTGACGGCGCTGGATCGCTTGGGATGGTCGATGTCGCCGAAAGTAACCGCACAGGGACTCCAAGCGAACTTGGATGAATTGCGATTGAAACGTGGGCTGCAATCAGATTAA